The Anastrepha ludens isolate Willacy chromosome 2, idAnaLude1.1, whole genome shotgun sequence DNA window CTTTAGTACAGGCATACCAGGAAAGTCTAGcagcaataattttttctaataacttcCCTAAAGTAAAGGGTAGCAGGGAAATTGGACGATAACTGCAGATATCTAGAGGAGGCTTTCCAGCTTTAAGAATGGGGGTAAGAGAGCTAGTTTTCCAAACTTGGGGGTAAATACCAACAGTAAAGATGCGATTATATAATTGGAGAAGACGAGAAATCATGGACGATGGAAGTTGCTTGATCATGGGATAGGAAAATCTATCTCTACCCGGGGTTTTGCCTTTCACTATCGACAGGGCGGAAGAAAATTCAAGATACGTAATGTCTGTTTCTAGGTACTCGGCAGCTTTTGAAAGGGGCAAACGTAGTGAACGGCCAGAGGTTAGTTGCAGTTCTTTAGCGGCTATGAAATCGGGCTGGAAGCTGGCGTCAGAAGAAGTTGAAGAGAAATGGATGGCAAACTCTTGGGCTATATCCTGAGGAGATAGAAGAGTGCCACGGGAGGAATCAAGAGCAGAAATTGTAGGACTTGAGGGTGTCCCTGTCAATCTTTTTATATCAGCCCATATTTTCTTAGTATTCGATGAAGAGTTGATACTGTTTGTAAATTTTCGAAAGCAATCAGTTTTAGCAATTTTTGCTTTGCAACGAAAaatagcatttgcccttttgtaCTGGATCAAGGTTAACGATGATCGCGAGCGTTTGTAATCGTGCcatgctttttgtttttcttgccttAGAGTTGAAAGGAGATCGCTCCACCATAATGGGGCCGGTTTGATAGGCTTGCTGGATGATTGTGGGATGGCAAGGTTGGCTGCGGATCTAATGATtttatgtatatgtgaggtctcttGATTTACATTAGTAGAAATTGGACGTGAACTGTTACCGATTTCGCAAGCATTTCTGAATTCTAACCAATTACCGGAGTCTGTAACGTACTTAATTCTTGGCCGGAAGGCGATGCGGGAAGTGTTCAGTTGGATTTTTGTGATTATTGGGAAATGATCGCTGCTATGTAAATCATCTATAAGGTTCCAGGTAGAGCTAGTAGAAAGTGTAGTCGAACAGAGAGTGATGTCAATGTGGGTAAATGTTTTGTGCGTAGAAAAGTGAGTGGGCGAACCGTCATTAAGGACAGTTAGGTTTGAAGAAAGAACTGAGTCTTCAATTATTCGACCCCTTCCGTTTGCAAAATTCGACCCCCAAAAAGGGCTCCACGCATTGAAATCTCCTGCTAAGATAAATGGGTGTGTTGATGTTGGAAAGAGGTTATTGAAATCATTTGCTGTAAAGTGTTGGTCAGGAGGCGCGTATGCACAGATGACCGTAATTTTGTTGGGAGAAAATATTTCTAATGATAAAGAAGCGATGAGGGATGGGAGGGGATGGCATTTATgcggtatattttttttaatcagaatatatataaaaatgttagaataaatgaaaattctcaaaatcaattaatttaatcaaaaaaggaGTCGACGTTGTCACGCTGCTTGCTATTTTTTCACAATTGGTTTTCGCTTCTGAGTTATTTTTGGTTGCCAGGTAGGGTTGTATGATATTTTGGCGTGGTAAGTAGGTTGGTGAAAACGAATAAATTTAATCGACGCTTAGATCGATTAAATTTTGGTTCATATCCTCAACAGTTTTCAATAGAGTTGATATCAGGTCTCTGTGAAATccaatccaacatttcaatcccattttgctgtttccactctaCTCTCCTTGGGCTTATTGTCTTCTTTTAAAATCCATGGTTGGCTAGTTCTCGCAAACATCTTCACAGGTGActggagtatttttttttgtaaattttattaataaaaactgcattcaaattggcaATAAACACAAATAAGCGGTTCCCAAAAATGACATAAACCTTAACTGGAtgcttaacagttcgttgaaaTTGGCGATCATCGGCAGTACACCAGGACTAAAGTATGCAGCTATTCGCCCAAATAGAATATTCGCCCATCCATGAATATTACGTTTCCCAATTCCGTTCTGAAATTGCCTTAGCCCATGCAGGTCAATTTCACCGAGAGAGCACCAATTTTTCCAATGAGCTCcggaatttgatattttttgcacaaaaaacgtcctacttttccttaaaactgatTCAGCGTCAGGCAACGATAAGTTCGGCTTGTGACAAATAAATCAATGATCGTTtgatcttgctttggagagattttttttttgtttttttttaccttgTCCAAGGAAGTCGTCAAAGTTTTTCAGTTCGGTATACCGTTCCATCCATTTATTAATGAACATCTTCCACTTCTTCatatattttgctgcagatgcgcGTAACATTCCTTGGACGATTTGGAAAACTGCTCCAAATCTTTTTTCATACGCGGAACTCATATTGTAACCGAACGTACGCTTTTTAAATTTCACACAAAACTAactagcggcaggctaatcacctaccctgtcagaaatagattaacattgtttttttttttaattttacaggtatatatctgtccccttaaacagTAGGGAGACGATTTAAAGAATAGAAAAAGACCGTAAGTATTTTTATGCTTATACGAGCAGCTTTGTGGGGCGCGAATAACTTCTTCATTcgatgattttttttatctcatATTTTTTCTAGATGCATATGTTAGTTTTAGGAAATGCATAAACCTAAAACTTTGGTAAGCTTTTTCTTAGATACATATTTCTTAATTCACTAAATTTCGGACTTAAAGCCCGATTTTACAGTAATTGCATGCGTTGAGGCttggctaaaaaatattatcaattatTAGTAAGCCCTTGCAGCCGGCTTTCAAACCGATGCTAATGCCTAGTTGTATAAAATGGATcttaaggtaaaaaaaaattactaatttttctaataaataaaaatcttgtTTAGTTTATTTGACAGGCTAAAGATGTATTCACACATATccatcacacatttttttgtcatattcaGTCCTTTCAATGGTTTGTTGAGATTTTGAAtgtctatacattttttataaaagtataggttATCTTACAGCATTATCTTACAAAAATCACATAAAACCAAATTTCGAACATGgccaaaagtttataaaaattgtacaaagtttcaccaaaattttagaatatttggaaataaatttgtaaattgcactttattgtactaaattcTAAATCTTATTAACAtcctaaatttaataaaataaagtgcaatttaGAAGTTTGGAAAACTCCCGTTAattttggacattttttttgctaacgCATTTTCTTCTAGACAATATTGCAAGcattgaataaacaaaaaattactaaaacttGTTAAGATATCTCGTCGCAATTTTGTTTTCCCCacactgtacatatataaactgCGACGTCATGATaactttttgtataatttttttttttcaagaaacgtGTGAAAACACCGAATAAATCCTCATTTATAAAAACCAAGGGTTAAGGTGCCAATTCCAGGTGGGCAGCACTGtcgagttttttgaaaaaaacaactaaatgcTGAAGTAGTGCCTTCGCAGAAAATTGCAAAATGGCAAAAAGCTTGCATTAAAAGGGTTGCATATGGGCGAAATAGTTTGGTAGTAGTACAGTCGATTGATCGTTGATTGGCGTTGCATTTCAATGTTCTATTGGAAATATTGATAAAAGAGGCATTCAGAAACAATAGTTTAGAGCAAAAGATATACTCTTGTGTTCGTATATCAAGTTGCAAATCCACGCACGTAGTATTTTGCTACACCCTTGATTATCGCGCGCCACTTTGTGCACACTGACGCCAATTCATGCGCTTTTTCCTTTGTCATTTTCTTTCGGTGCTCATTTTGAAAAAGGTAACAAATAGAACCGACGCCGTGCTTCGTGTTTGCTAGTAATTAGTCGAAAATTGCATAaattcaagaagaaaaaaaattataaagtgtgtttattaaaatcattgaatatttaatatatttatttgaatatttgttaTGAAATAGTTGCTGTGAAGTAAAAATTTCGTTGAAAACATCGTTGGTACCAAATATTCGCATTGAGAAAATCAGTcacgcacgcatacatacacaagtaaGCGGCGTCAATCACAATCAAACGGCGAACAAAAGGCGGAAAGTGCAAATTATATCGAAAAAATGGAAGATGTAAAGAAGCGTATCCAAGATGAAGATATTGAGAGTGGAGAAGAAGGTGGAATCGCTTCAACTGGAAATAATAGCAGTACGACAATTCCTAAAAAGCGTGGCCGTCCTTCCAACCCAGACAAGGTGAAGAAGATGCCAAGTGGACGAGGTCGTGGTAGGCCAGCTAAGAATTCGACAAGCAGTGTTGCCGGCAAAAAGAGCGCCGCTGAACCGGTTTCCGATGATGATGCGCCGGTAGCTGCaaatggtggtggtggtgggggACGTGGCCGCCCTCCGAAATCTGCAAAAGGACGTGGTCGCCCAAAGAAGCAAGCGCCAGCATCCGAAGAAGATGATGAGGAAGCTGGTgtagatggtgaagatgatgatgagCAAAGTGACTACAAACCAAGTGGCCGAAAAGCGGGACGCAAATCGAAATCACCGAAGAAAGtaggaaaaccaaaaaaagcaaAGAGCGAAGACGAAGATGACGGTAAGTGTGTGAATACAGTTTGAAATCTAACGGtggataatacatacatatatatttttttgtgtgaaatatttAGAATCTGGAGAGGAAAAGCGTGTTGCTGGACGCGGCCGAGGTAAAAAAGTTGTAGCAACTGGAAAACGACCAACATCGTCTGCTGCCAATGGAGGAGTGCCGAAGAAACGAGGTCGACCATCGGGCTCTAAAAAGGTAGCCCCTGCTAAACCTGGTCGTAAACCCGCTAAAGGAGCCGATTCGGACGATGACGATTCACAGGATAAAGACGATAACGATGATATCGAATCATCCGAAGACGAGCAGAAGAAATCTAAAAACAAGGAGGATACTGAGGACGATACGGCTGCAAATAGCAACGAAGATGACGATGATTTGGCAGATGGTGAGGAGTCCGCCGCTTAAAGCCGATAAAACTAATCATGGATTAAGATACGGCATAcagaattatatatgtattaagcaAATCATCAGTATAATTCagtagcatatatacatacattcaaaacaaaaacatctcttcatatgcatttataaaacaagagttaaataaaaaatagtcataAGTTTGAAAAGGTTTGCATTGAGCTATCTACAAACGAATCGTTTCATTATATATATCATCACAATAGAAATGTATGCATATTGAGGAACATTAAAGTTCCGTGCCaccaacatacatatacatttaacaaatttaatttggtggagatttatttaatttatacaatttgCTCACCAATATTAGGAATTGGTTAGActtatttctttgattttttcattttattttttaatcattgttCGATCATCTCGCTGTATTTGTAGCAAGTAAACATCTTTTAAATAGCAAATAGCATTTGATTGTCAGCCGCTGTAAACGTTTTTGAATAAACTTTCCATGTGCAACCTTATTTTATATGCTGTGctgaatttttaattacaatacattAATAGATCGA harbors:
- the LOC128868066 gene encoding nucleolin-like, whose product is MEDVKKRIQDEDIESGEEGGIASTGNNSSTTIPKKRGRPSNPDKVKKMPSGRGRGRPAKNSTSSVAGKKSAAEPVSDDDAPVAANGGGGGGRGRPPKSAKGRGRPKKQAPASEEDDEEAGVDGEDDDEQSDYKPSGRKAGRKSKSPKKVGKPKKAKSEDEDDESGEEKRVAGRGRGKKVVATGKRPTSSAANGGVPKKRGRPSGSKKVAPAKPGRKPAKGADSDDDDSQDKDDNDDIESSEDEQKKSKNKEDTEDDTAANSNEDDDDLADGEESAA